GGACCGCAAACCGGTAGGGGGCGTACTGCTCACCGTAGCGGCGGCTCAGCGTCGGCTCCTCGTCGAAGTATGCGAAGCTCGCGACGATCAGCCAGAACACGACTGCGTAGATCAGCAAGACCAGGCGTCCGAACCACAGCGCCTGGCCGAGGATCGCCGCGATCACCGCGAGGTACATCGGGTTGCGGACGTAGCGGTAGGACCCGCCGATAACGAGCTCCTCGGTCGGCGCGCCCGGATGGGGAGTGCCGCGGCCCTCAAGCACGAAGCGGACGATCGTCTCAAGCAGCATGCCGGCGCCCACAACGATCAAGGCGCCACCGAGCGCTTCCAGTGCGCGCGGTGGATGG
This portion of the bacterium genome encodes:
- a CDS encoding isoprenylcysteine carboxylmethyltransferase family protein, encoding MRKVKAAIGSVVFFAANPGMMGGFVPWLLTHWRSSHPPRALEALGGALIVVGAGMLLETIVRFVLEGRGTPHPGAPTEELVIGGSYRYVRNPMYLAVIAAILGQALWFGRLVLLIYAVVFWLIVASFAYFDEEPTLSRRYGEQYAPYRFAVPGWWPRLRPWSPEGRGHRDAVAILDQPRSASTTHSTW